The following nucleotide sequence is from Aptenodytes patagonicus chromosome 6, bAptPat1.pri.cur, whole genome shotgun sequence.
TGACGAGATAAATCTGTACTTctaaccattttttttctcacaCACATACCATGGATCATCTCAGAGCCATTACAGACTTTGTAGGTGGTGACTCACCTCAAACCCTCACTGCAAATGCCATTTTGTTCCATTCAGAACATTTTCCTAATGCTCATTTAAACTGTAAAGGGTACTGTACCTAGCATGAAGTTGATTTGGCAGATACTGTGCTATTACAGTTCTCCTTGGTTTTATCAAAAACAATTAAGTGACTTCAGAAAGTAAGAGCTGTGTATTCTTGTAAATAACTGACTTGGGGACCTCAGCTGTTAGCCTAGGGTTGTCTGGAAAATAACCCTTATTCCTATTTCCACTGTGTTTACCTGTCTGGCGCAAACATTATACAAATGGTGGCAAATCACCGTTACTAAAGCTGGCTGAGGTGAATGGGCAAGAGCAAAGCACATGCTGAAATGCCGTAACACCATTAGAAAAGCCCTGGAGCCTCCGATAGGCACAGTTCCAGCGAGCAGTGTGCCAAAATGCCACAAAAAGCCCTCGTGACTTGAAAAAAATTCCTTGATgcttgtcctttctttttttttcatttaatattttcattgcaaTGAAGTTCTACATCTCAAGTGTGACCCTCCTAGGATTGCCTTAGGTTGGAAGTTCTGCTTGGAGTGGGGAAAAGCAGGAGCCTGGTCTCCAAcagggaagctcggggaaggctGAGCTTTGGCAGCCAggcttttccctctgcagcagcctgtGGCTGAGAGGCCAGGCTGCCtgcttgctcttcctcctctgggAAAGTGCACAGAGCGTGACTGTGTGTGCCGCTCCTGAGGAGAAGGAAGGTGCATTCAGAGGTGACGATGGAGCTTGGAGTCTTCAGAGCAagcagggagaaaggaagaagcatGTGTCTTTCCTAGAGCTCTGCTGTTCCACCCTACccataagggggggggggggcggatcTTCCAGCAATTTAAGGGCTCTAAAATGTCAGCATCTCTTACCGAGTATGGTCTTATGCCTTCTTGAAGTAAGAGTTGGTGGTATAGCTATGGGATTATCCTGAAGTACTTCCACAGGAACAAGATTGTTGGATTAAACAGAGTTCAATTTTGTTACTGCATTTTCGTGTATTGCCATAGCAATGCATGGGTTGTGTATGTGTGCAAAACTGGGTATGTATGTCTGTGAGTTTGTATGGCAATGGGGATTATGTAGGGAGCCCCCGTTTCCATGCAGCTGGTTTCCATACAATGAAACATGAAGTGCTTTTTACAGATTATTTAGACTTAGAAAATGTAGCAGATAAACCTGTTAGCTGCAAGGATGTTTTTTAGCTGAgtagaaatttatttattaaggTTTATTAATCTCTGGGCCTCATGTGTTTCGTGTTTTGCTGTGCAGGTTTCTTAGCAAGTCCAGACAGAGCTCAGCCTTCCACCATGCCCGTGCCTCCCCCTCCAgctccccctccgcccccaaCGCTGGCCTTGGTAAGTTTTACAGGAGGTAAATGTACCGTACTGTCCTTTGTTGCTGCTTGTCGTATTGAACGGGACATCCAGAGGCATTGAGGTGTGGATGAGGGTATGCATGATATTTGGGGAAAGCTCTCCAACATTTGTTTACGGTTGATAATTGATCCTACAAGAGGGACCATCACTTCCGTTCCCTTCCAGGGCCCATATGGATGTCACTAGCCACATTGACTctccatcctcctcttcctcccacactGGTAGTTTGATCTGATGTAGGGATCCTGGGTGGAGAGGCACAGCTCCTCAACAGCTCATCTAAGTCAGGGGAATTGAAGTCTTGCTCTCCCCTTGACTTTCTCCAGCCATGTACTCCCACCTTCTCCCTTGTTCTACTCTAGTACGTACATTACCCAAGCTGGAAAAAATCAATCCTGTTGTTTATATTTGGTAAGGATAGTTCTTAGCTAGCATAGCTCCCTCAGCCAGCCTGTGGTATCAAAGCACAGGACCCACTGCTGGCACAGCATGGTGGGTGAGACTACATCGGACCTTACTTAAGTCAGCCTAAGCAGGAACAGAGCTTGTGTTTGCCCTCCGACAGTCAGTCACCTCactgacaagaaagaaaaggcttctTGAAATGCCGTTGTAAAGTACTCAGATGTTTTCATAGCAAAACCCTAGCTGGTTACACAGATAGGTTGGGCTGTGCCACTGAAGAGTCTTTCCCTCATTTTCCACCACAAGCAAGATACAGACTCTGTGCTTGGTCCCTCCATGGCAACTCTCACCACTTTTCAGGAAATTTCCGTAACATGATCTGATAAGTTAGAAAGCTTTTCAGGAACCACCATTTCCTAGAAGAAATAAccatatatacatgcatgtgtgtgtgcatatatgtgtatggttttgggttttttctggttCTTCCTTGAAAAACTGTGTCCTCAAAACATAAACTGAAAGGAGAGGACCATTGAGACAAACCTCATGCATCTAAAGGTTTTATTGGGTCTATATGAAGAGGTCTATATTGTTGAAGTGGTGATTgccattttaaagtatttctatCAAAACTAAAATAGTAGATAAAGCTCCATCTTTCTTCTGATTTATCCAGAATTTGTATATTAGGAGTTTTCATTACAACTTCCAAGAATGTCCACCTTTTTGTATAATCAAATTATGTGTGTAATCTGTTCTTGTTCAGTCTCCAAAATGGCAATTTGCCACAGATGTGCCCTGGCTTTAAAAAATCAGAGACTCTAAGTCTTGAGTCAAAGAAATGTGAATTCACATAAAAGTGTTCTGTTTCTAGTGAATAGTGTGGGTTAGCATAGCAGCAGTGTTTGGGGCCTCAAGTCAGTAACAAGGCTGGCTACCTCTAACATCATTCACAAAAGCAGACACGGCATGCTACCCACTCCAGTGCTGCAAAAACAGAAATTGAGGTCTCAAGTAACTACCATATTTGAGCAGAACTTTATAGCTAGAAGTTGAGGTTTATTTTGCctcctcatttttaattttattttgcaggcaAATACTGAAAAGCCATCCCTAAGCAGGTCAGAACAAGCAGGGCGAAATGCTCTATTATCTGAtattaccaaaggaaaaaagctaaagaagACTGTTACTAATGACAGAAGTGCTCCGATTTTAGACAGTAAGTATGATTCTGCATGTTGGAGTTTCTGTACTTGTGAATGGTTCTACAGATCTGAATGCTCAGAATTATTTTATACATTATCAGATGAACTGCCATGAGAGAAGTAGGTAAAATAAAATGCCAGAAGTTGGCATGCATAGGAGCATGCTACCCTGCTAGGAGCTCtgctgaggagctgcagcagatCAGGCAAAAAAAGCCCCCGTGAGGACTGAGGAGAGCACAGAGACTAAAGTGGAATTTCAGACTCTACTTTCGCATAAACAGTATAAAAATAAAGGCACCCCTGGCACGACACCATTGGCTTGTTAATGGCCCCAGTGCCACTTAAAGCAAAAGCAGAGCCAGGAGCCACAGCCCCACCTGTGTGTCACTGCTGCATGCAGTTTTGCCACTCTCCGAGTGACTCAGGGGTGTTACCTTTTTGGCTCAGCCTTGTTGCTCAGCCTGCCCGGCAGTGCTCCGGCACAAGGCAGCAGCTCCACTTACCTGAATGGAGACAAGGTCTCcatccagctgtgctgctgctgtgtctCACTGTACATCTCAGCAGGTGCTGAGAGGAGGCTGGAAAAGCCCATGTAGCAAAAGTATTGGGAAGACAGAACAGAAACAGGAGAAGAGCGAGGAACAAGGGCCGGCTACGTCAGAGGAACAGCGTTTATTGCCTAGGGAGAGAAGACACTTCTACAGATTGATCAGCAAATGTTATACATTTGATACAACCTAGTCCAGGTCTGGCCATGCAGTTAAAGGCTGGACAGCgatgaggaggaaagaagaaggaagataatgaggaaagaaggaaatgccCAAAGGAGTGTGAccaaataagaataataaaaaaaacagatACAGTCCTGCAGTCAGCCAGGTACTTAGTTTTTAAACGCTTGAGTATTATCTCTGAAAGCAAAGTTACATGTTCTAGCTATTGTAATGAGCTGGAGAAAAGCATTAAGGGGATTAAAGGAAGGGTAAACAGTAATATTAAAATGATGTGGCCTATTATCTTGTTTACATGAATTAACAAATCATGATGAAAGACTAAACCATAGTAGCTGCATTTCTCCAGAGGTTCACACCCTGTGTGAGTCAGAGCTGAACTGAGCTAACATGCTtgagaaaagagaaggatgatGTGAAACATTCCCCCATGAAcacattcttcctctttttttctgggtGGGATTATTAGAAGTGCTTTTAATCCACaggttttaattactttaaagtCAGTGAAATGTTTACCCACCCAAAGTTGTAGAAATCGAGATACCAAGAAATTAAGCAATGGATCTTCAGCCATGTAGCCCGTCATCGGAGAACTGATTTCCACAGATATCCCAACCTCTGGGCCTGCTCATTTTGCAGTGGTGCTCTGAATAGGGCTCTTCCCTGTATTTGTAGTTGTGGAAacactttcattttacttttaccATCTCAGTGTTGTCACAGCAGAAATATTGACATTAGAGaaatgggagaggaagggggggcTGATAATATAATTCCTGCCTATTGGAAACATTAACAGCTAATGATCCTGTCACTGTGTTTCTGGACCTACAGGAAAGTAATCAGAAATGAAATCTCTTTCCCCACTAGGCTTTGTTTAAATAAGTAGATATGTTGCAATATCATCAATAGTGACAGAGTTCTGTGCGCTCCCAGAAGTGATCACCAGAGACACCTCCAAGAGGAAGGAcacctctctcttcctccttccttcctcattTCCCGTGACATTGCCCTGTCTCTCGGTTTGCTTATGGagaagtggaggggaaggatAAGAGAGCAAAGGTATGAAGAAATGGGAAGCAGCTacaaagatgctaacaaagacaACACGATATTCTCAGAGGTCCCATCCATGCTCAGTTCCAAATTCTCCATAGCaactgtttttctgctttccagtccAGAGGAGACTAAAGGAAAGTGATGGCTTAATAAAACACAGTGGCTATGTTTATTGCACCACCTCTTCCATGGTGCAATAGTGGTGGTGATGGTAGCTGTGATGATCCAACCTGAACAAGGACTTGTGTGTTTTGAAAGCTCGTCCATTTTTCCCCAGCTACAAGCATTGCTCTAATGAAAGAGATGACTTTGCAGGATCAGTCTTGCTTCTCTGCCTAAcgtgggggatttttttcccaacagaaCCCAAAGGACCTGGTGGAGGTGGCGGCGGTGGCTTTGGAGGAGGTGGCGGTGGCAGCGGCGGGGGTtttggtggtggcggtggtggcaGCTTCAGTGGCGGTGGACCACCTGGCCTTGGAGGCCTTTTTCAAGCAGGAATGCCAAAGCTCAGATCTGCTGCGAGTCGAGATGCTGGTAAGAAAGACCTTGCAGTTCCAGtgtgaaaaagtaaatgaaatgtaattttcagCTTGAACTTGTTTTATTCTTAATACTAGGTTTTATGAGGGAGAAGTGAGACTCCTCTTTCCACCCATCCTCCTAGTTATTGATGAAAACTAAAGATCTCAGAAATGTTGAATTGCTACCTGCAAGGTACAGTCAGGCAGATTAGGTCCTGCCTTAGCTGTGGGTGTGCAGGACCAGAGGGGAGCATAAGAGGATTCCAGGTTAATTCTCCCTTGTGCACCAGGAAAAAGGATCTACTTTCCAAATGGAAAGTACATCTGCGTCAGCTCCACAACAGCATGATTTACCACTTAGGGAATGCATGAGGCATCCCAGCTGGCTGGTACGCACACTGCAGTTGGAGGCTTGTCTGGGGCATGCACTGTATTCTTCTGGCTGGCAAAACAACTGCCCGAAGCCTCGTGCCCTTCGAGACGAAGGAGATCTGGGGCCAGTGAGTTTTGTTAAGGTTAAGGATGTAGGATTTCATGCTTGTTGAAGGAGGACTGGGCAACGGGGGTTGTAGGGTATTACAAACCTTACACATTTTATAGACTAACGTAATTTTTCAGCACATGTGTACAAAACAGTCTCTTGGAGCTGGTATTTTTGTTGTGTCACAGTCTATTTTAGGAACTTGCATTAATACCAAAGTTTCTGGCATCACAGAACAGTACTTCTTCAACTGCAGGGCTGGCTGCCTTCTTCCTGATGTGCACAAGTACATCCTTAGATAACAGCTACTAGAAAGGGCTGAAAAGAGCCTTTTGCCAGACTGTTGTCATTAAATATCATTTGAAAGCTAAGATTTCTTTGCTTTCAGGTTGATGGTATCAATACCTGTTCTTGACCGTTTCTTCCCTCCCTGTGTTATTGCTTGCTGTGTGATGGCTGCATCAGTTGTGTTACCTTGCAGCCACTTTGGTCTCTCGCAAGTTGTCCCTCATAAGCATTACCAGGATGTAACCTGCTACTCCGGAGCGGTTCCCCAGTGCTATCAAAATTGCTGCTAACTGTTCCTGGGTGCCAAGCCCTCAAGGCTTGCGTGCCCCGTGCCGGGGCCGACCCCCTTCGTGTTTGCGGTGCCTTAGGACGCAGCCCGTCAGGAAGCCGTTGGGCGAAGCCCGTCCGATGGGTGCTGATGCCCTCTCCTGTGTCCGCAGATGCCGGGGgaggccgcccgcccgccctgccgccCGGAGGCCGCTCCGCAGCCGCCAAGCCCTTCTCACCGCCGAGCGGCCCGCCGCGCTTCCCGGGGCCGCCCTCGGGGCCCCGGACCTCCGCTCCCGAGCCGCAGAGGAGCCGCATGCCGCCGCCGAGGCCCGACGTCGGCTCCAAGCCCGAGGCCGTGCCGCCCCCGGTGCCCAGCACCCCCCGGCCCATCGCCTCCAGCCTGCACAACAGGGGGTCGCCGCCGGTGCCGGGCGTGAGccggcagcccagcctggggcccTCGCCCCCGCCGTTCCCCGGCAGCCGAAGCGCGGGGCCGGCCGGCTCCCTCCGGCAGCCCGGCCCCAGCACGGCGCCCCCATTCTCCGgccggccgccgctgccgcccacCCCGGGCCGGCCGGCGGACGACAAAccgccccctccgccgccccccgccggtcACAGGCCTCCCGCCGCCCGGGAGGCGActctgcccccgccgccgcc
It contains:
- the WIPF1 gene encoding WAS/WASL-interacting protein family member 1, coding for MPVPPPPAPPPPPTLALANTEKPSLSRSEQAGRNALLSDITKGKKLKKTVTNDRSAPILDKPKGPGGGGGGGFGGGGGGSGGGFGGGGGGSFSGGGPPGLGGLFQAGMPKLRSAASRDADAGGGRPPALPPGGRSAAAKPFSPPSGPPRFPGPPSGPRTSAPEPQRSRMPPPRPDVGSKPEAVPPPVPSTPRPIASSLHNRGSPPVPGVSRQPSLGPSPPPFPGSRSAGPAGSLRQPGPSTAPPFSGRPPLPPTPGRPADDKPPPPPPPAGHRPPAAREATLPPPPPQTSKPPVPAAPRPALGAPAPPPPPSRPGPPPVPPVPGGSDEMPRLPQRNISLGSSSAPGGGGGRSGPLPPPPSERPPPPVRDPPSRSGPLPPPPPISRNGSTSRALPAAPQLPSRAGLDNQRGGPRPPLPPDRPGSAAPPPPPPPSSAVRNGFQDAGDDEWESRFSFHPISDLPPPEPYVPVNRSYPSKLARNESRGGSGRKERGAPPLPPIPR